A DNA window from Engystomops pustulosus chromosome 10, aEngPut4.maternal, whole genome shotgun sequence contains the following coding sequences:
- the SRSF11 gene encoding serine/arginine-rich splicing factor 11 isoform X1, translated as MTSSTDVIQVTNVSPSTSTEQMKTLFGFLGKIDDLRLFPPDDSPLPVTSRVCFVKFHDPESVVVAQHLTNTVFVDRALIVVPYAEGIIPDEAKALSLVAPANAVTGLLPGGGLLPTPNPLGQIGAVPLAALGAPALDPTLAALTLPGANLNSQSLAADQLLKLMSTVDPKLNHVTAGLVSPSLKPDASNKDIEEAMKRVREAQSLISAAIEPDKKDARSRSRSRRRRTPSSSRHRRSRSRSRRRSHSKSRSRRRSKSPRRRRSHSRDRSRRSRSKSRDKKREEKEKKRSKTPPKSYSTSRRSRSASRDRRRRKSRSASRSPKKIRSPKRKASRTPSPRRHKKEKKKDKDREKNRDERERSSSKKKKSKDKEKERERRSESEKDVKQVTRDYDEEEQGYDSEKDKREEYMVTEASPPLENEALAERPIPESTKDSKVNGDDHHEEDMDMSD; from the exons TGATTCTCCTTTGCCTGTAACATCTCGTGTCTGTTTTGTAAAGTTCCATGATCCAGAATCTGTCGTGGTCGCTCAGCATCTGACCAACACCGTGTTCGTGGACCGAGCGTTGATCGTGGTGCCGTATGCAGAAG GAATAATTCCTGATGAGGCTAAAGCCCTATCACTTGTGGCCCCGGCTAATGCAGTCACTGGACTGCTGCCTGGCGGAGGACTTCTGCCCACCCCCAATCCACTGGGACAG ATTGGCGCTGTACCACTCGCAGCTCTCGGAGCTCCTGCACTGGATCCTACACTTGCAGCCCTTACTCTTCCTGGAGCCAACCTAAACTCACAG TCACTTGCTGCAGATCAATTATTGAAACTTATGAGCACCGTTGATCCAAA ACTGAACCATGTAACGGCTGGGCTGGTGTCTCCAAGTCTGAAGCCCGATGCTTCCAACAAAGATATTGAAGAAGCCATGAAGAGGGTCCGTGAAGCCCAGTCCTTGATCTCTGCTGCCATTGAGCCCG atAAGAAGGATGCAAGGTCACGTTCCCGATCCAGGAGAAGGAGAACCCCCTCATCTTCCAGGCACCG ACGCTCTAGAAGTAGGTCAAGAAGAAGATCTCACTCAAAGTCTAGGAGCAGACGACGATCTAAGAGCCCAAGAAGGCGCCGCTCCCACTCCAGAGACAGAAGCCGCCGTTCTCGATCCAAATCCAG GGATAAAAAACgtgaagaaaaagagaaaaagcgATCCAAAACTCCACCCAAGAGCTACAGCACAAGCAGGCGATCCCGGAGCGCGAGCAG GGACAGGAGGCGCAGAAAGAGTCGCAGTGCATCTCGTTCCCCCAAAAAAATAAGATCGCCTAAGAGGAAAGCATCTCGCACCCCATCACCAAGAAG acataaaaaagaaaagaagaaggaTAAAGACCGAGAAAAGAACAGAGATGAAAGGGAGAGATCCTCCAGCAAGAAGAAGAAAAGCAAAGACAAGGAGAAGGAAAGGGAGAGGAGATCAGAAAGCGAAAAAGATGTGAAA CAGGTGACGCGCGACTATGATGAAGAGGAGCAGGGCTACGACAGCGAGAAGGACAAGAGGGAGGAGTATATGGTGACAGAGGCCAGCCCCCCGCTGGAGAACGAGGCCCTGGCTGAGAGGCCCATCCCCGAATCCACAAAGGACTCCAAAGTGAACGGAGATGACCATCACGAGGAAGACATGGATATGAGTGATTGa
- the SRSF11 gene encoding serine/arginine-rich splicing factor 11 isoform X2 has translation MSTVDPKLNHVTAGLVSPSLKPDASNKDIEEAMKRVREAQSLISAAIEPDKKDARSRSRSRRRRTPSSSRHRRSRSRSRRRSHSKSRSRRRSKSPRRRRSHSRDRSRRSRSKSRDKKREEKEKKRSKTPPKSYSTSRRSRSASRDRRRRKSRSASRSPKKIRSPKRKASRTPSPRRHKKEKKKDKDREKNRDERERSSSKKKKSKDKEKERERRSESEKDVKQVTRDYDEEEQGYDSEKDKREEYMVTEASPPLENEALAERPIPESTKDSKVNGDDHHEEDMDMSD, from the exons ATGAGCACCGTTGATCCAAA ACTGAACCATGTAACGGCTGGGCTGGTGTCTCCAAGTCTGAAGCCCGATGCTTCCAACAAAGATATTGAAGAAGCCATGAAGAGGGTCCGTGAAGCCCAGTCCTTGATCTCTGCTGCCATTGAGCCCG atAAGAAGGATGCAAGGTCACGTTCCCGATCCAGGAGAAGGAGAACCCCCTCATCTTCCAGGCACCG ACGCTCTAGAAGTAGGTCAAGAAGAAGATCTCACTCAAAGTCTAGGAGCAGACGACGATCTAAGAGCCCAAGAAGGCGCCGCTCCCACTCCAGAGACAGAAGCCGCCGTTCTCGATCCAAATCCAG GGATAAAAAACgtgaagaaaaagagaaaaagcgATCCAAAACTCCACCCAAGAGCTACAGCACAAGCAGGCGATCCCGGAGCGCGAGCAG GGACAGGAGGCGCAGAAAGAGTCGCAGTGCATCTCGTTCCCCCAAAAAAATAAGATCGCCTAAGAGGAAAGCATCTCGCACCCCATCACCAAGAAG acataaaaaagaaaagaagaaggaTAAAGACCGAGAAAAGAACAGAGATGAAAGGGAGAGATCCTCCAGCAAGAAGAAGAAAAGCAAAGACAAGGAGAAGGAAAGGGAGAGGAGATCAGAAAGCGAAAAAGATGTGAAA CAGGTGACGCGCGACTATGATGAAGAGGAGCAGGGCTACGACAGCGAGAAGGACAAGAGGGAGGAGTATATGGTGACAGAGGCCAGCCCCCCGCTGGAGAACGAGGCCCTGGCTGAGAGGCCCATCCCCGAATCCACAAAGGACTCCAAAGTGAACGGAGATGACCATCACGAGGAAGACATGGATATGAGTGATTGa